AATCCATACGACCGGCTCCTTGCATGCTTGCAAGGCGCGTGATGCAGCTTCCGGGTTGGTCGCTTTTGAATCGTTGAAGTATTTGACACCGCGAATCGAATCTACGAACTCCATCCGGTGCTCTACCCCCGGGAAGGTAGTAAGAACTTTTATAATCGATTGCTTGTCCGCACCTGCGAGCTTCGCAACAAGAATCGCTGCCAGTGCGTTGTCCAGATGAGGAACGGTAATATCCGCTATTGCAACAATTGGCTCTGTATTCCCATTCCCATCCGCAAACAGGATCAAACCATCCTTGACAAAAGCTCCCTTTGGCACCTCTTGACTCTTGCTAAAGTAGTAAATGGCTGCAGGGAGGTCTTTGCATTTTTCTACAATCTCTGGTTGGTCATATGGCAAAATAGCTGCGTCATCTGCCGTTTGGTTGGCAAACATTTTCAGTTTGGCTACCAAATACTCTTCCATGGTGTGATGGTAATCCAGATGAGCAGGATACAGATTGAGTAAAACACCGATATGTGGGCGAAATTCCCTTGTCCCCATCAGTTGGAAGCTACTCAATTCGGCAACGAGCCATTCGTCGGGACCAGCTTCCTCTGCCAGACCGCACAACACGGTACCGATGTTGCCTCCTACCTTCGCATCCAGACCCGCTTCTTTGAGAATCAGTCCGACGAGCGTCGTAGTCGTCGTCTTGCCATTGGAGCCTGTTATGCCGATAATCGGTGCCTTGGCAATCTGGAAGGCTAGCTCCACCTCCGTCACAACAGGAATGCCTAGTGACTGAGCCTGTTTGACGGGTGCTGCTTCATACGGAATCCCCGGGTTTTTGACCACTAGGGATACACCTTCATGAATCAGATCATCAGGGTGATAACCGCAAATGACCGGGATTCCCAACGCTTCCAGCTCTTCTATCCCCACGGCTTCTTCACGTGGCTTTTTATCATTTACGACGACATGAGCACCAAAGCGGTGTAGCAGTTTAGCCACTGCGACACCGCTCTTTGCCATACCAATAACGACGACATGTTTATTATGAAAACGCATCATCTGATTGTCACCACCTCAAGGTATACACCCAATCCAGCAAAGAACATACCGACGAGCCAGAACGTGACAACCACGCGCCACTCTGACCAGCCTGTTAATTCAAAATGATGATGCAGGGGACTCATTCGGAAAATACGCTTTCCACGCGTCTTAAAGGAGACTACCTGCATAATGACAGAGAGTGTCTCAACAACGAATACCCCACCGATAATAGCCAAGAGCAATTCCGTCTTGGTCATGATTGCAATTCCCGCGAGCGCTCCACCAAGTCCAAGTGAACCGGTATCACCCATGAACACGCGTGCCGGATGTGCATTAAAGACGAGGAAGCCAAGTAGCGCACCTACAACAGCTGCACTAAAAATAGCAGTGTCATAATCTTGGCCAAACCATGCGATGATCGCATAAGCACCAAAAGCAATGGCTCCCGTCCCTGCCAATAGTCCATCTACCCCATCTGTGATGTTAACAGCATTCGTTGTACCTACCAAGAGGAACAACAGGAACGGGAAGTAGAAATAGCCAAGCTCCAGCTTCCACGGTGTACCTGGCAGATGAATGGACGTGTCATGCCCCATCATGAGCAGCAAAATATAAGCGCCGATTGCCAAGACAATCTGACCAGCAAACTTCTGTTTGGCGGTCAACCCGAGGTTACGTTTTTTCTTGATTTTGATGAAATCATCCAGAAACCCGATTAAACCGTATCCGAGAGTCACCAATAACAGGAAGTAAATTTCCATTTTCGCATTGGCAAACTTCAACACGGTAAATATGAGTGCCAAAAGAATGATGGTGCCTCCCATAGTGGGAGTTCCAGCCTTCTTATAATGGGATTGCGGTCCTTCCTCACGAATTGCCTGCCCAAATTTCAGGCGGCGAAGGAAGGGAATAAACAATGGGCCAATGAGTACGGCGATGAGAAACGCAGCGACGATCGTGACGATTAGGACGTTGTCAACGAACATGCCCGAGCCTCCTTTCTTTCGATGCAGTGTGTGGCATCTGTTTTATTCTTGGTTGTACCGGGCAATCGCTTCGCGCGCTACTTCACGGTCATCGAAGGGCAACACCTGGTCTTTAATAATTTGATACGTTTCGTGTCCTTTTCCGGCGATCAAGATCACATCGTCCGGCTTTGCGAGCGAAACAGCATGGGCAATGGCTTCGCGTCGGTCTGTTAGTGCCGTATAACGATCAGGTGCCACTTCCGACAAGCCTGCCAGCATGTCATCGAGAATCGCCTGCGGCTCCTCCGAGCGTGGATTATCTGATGTTAAGACGGTCAGATCAGCATATTTCGTTGCAATTTGCGCCATGATTGGGCGTTTGGATCGATCCCTGTCGCCTCCGCAGCCAACAATGCAAAATACGTTGCCACGGGCAAATTCCTTGACAGTCATCAATGCATTTTCCAAGCTGTCTGGCGTGTGTGAGTAGTCGACGAGCACCGCAAACGGCTGACCAGCATCTACTGCTTCAAATCGCCCATTTACCCCTGCTACCGCTTCCAGGCTCGCTTTAATCTCTTCTAGTGGAATACCTTCTGCGAGTGTAACCGCGATGGCTGCCAAAGCGTTATACACATTGAACTTTCCCATCAGCTTCAAGTTCAGACGCGCACTGCCAGCAAAGCTTTCGACTGTAAAAGAAGTTCCTTTACTGGTGATTTCGATTTGTTTTGCCCTTACATCTGCAGGTTGATCAATGCCGTATGTAATGACTCGCGCCGGTGTAACGGTAGCATATAATTCGGACGCCTCATCATCCGCATTCAGTACAGCGGTCTTTAGACGGTCTGTGTCATAGCTGTTGCCGAGCTGGGAAAACAACAATGATTTGGCGTAGCGATAGTTTTCCATTGTTTTATGGTAGTCGAGGTGATCCTGGGTCAGGTTGGTGAAAACCGCTGTATGGATTTCGCAACCGCGGACTCTTCCCAGCTCCAGTGCATGAGAGGACACCTCAATAATCGCATAGTCTGTGTTTACATCGCACATGCGGCGAAAGCTTCTTTGCAAATCTATGGCATCTGGAGTCGTATTTTTGACTTCCTCCGTTACGTCTCCAATTCTCATATGGATCGTTCCGATTAAGCCTGTTTGCTTGCTTTGATCGCGCAAAATTTTGTCGATCAGATGCGTAGTGGTCGTCTTGCCATTTGTCCCCGTTACGCCAATGACTTTTACTTCTTTCGTAGGAGATCCGAAAATACGATCAGCCAGCATAGCCATTGCCCGCCGGGTATCCGGTACTTTGACAATAGTCGCTGGCACGTCCAGATCTTGTTCGGATAACACGGCGACGGCACCATTCTTCACCGCCTGGGCCGCGAACGTATGTCCATCCACGGTATATCCAGTCAGACAGACAAACAAGTAGCCGGGCTTTACCTGGCGCGAGTCTGCTGTCAAACCCGTAATCTCCATGCTGTCATCCCCCGAAACCGTTACTGGCAACA
This genomic stretch from Brevibacillus brevis harbors:
- the murD gene encoding UDP-N-acetylmuramoyl-L-alanine--D-glutamate ligase, with product MMRFHNKHVVVIGMAKSGVAVAKLLHRFGAHVVVNDKKPREEAVGIEELEALGIPVICGYHPDDLIHEGVSLVVKNPGIPYEAAPVKQAQSLGIPVVTEVELAFQIAKAPIIGITGSNGKTTTTTLVGLILKEAGLDAKVGGNIGTVLCGLAEEAGPDEWLVAELSSFQLMGTREFRPHIGVLLNLYPAHLDYHHTMEEYLVAKLKMFANQTADDAAILPYDQPEIVEKCKDLPAAIYYFSKSQEVPKGAFVKDGLILFADGNGNTEPIVAIADITVPHLDNALAAILVAKLAGADKQSIIKVLTTFPGVEHRMEFVDSIRGVKYFNDSKATNPEAASRALQACKEPVVWICGGLDRGVDFRELLPVIQGRVKAVIALGQTAPILLERAQEAGINERIHVDTVEKAVLAASRLAESGDVVLLSPACASWDMFPSFETRGSMFKDGVHRLKTSLA
- the mraY gene encoding phospho-N-acetylmuramoyl-pentapeptide-transferase, which gives rise to MFVDNVLIVTIVAAFLIAVLIGPLFIPFLRRLKFGQAIREEGPQSHYKKAGTPTMGGTIILLALIFTVLKFANAKMEIYFLLLVTLGYGLIGFLDDFIKIKKKRNLGLTAKQKFAGQIVLAIGAYILLLMMGHDTSIHLPGTPWKLELGYFYFPFLLFLLVGTTNAVNITDGVDGLLAGTGAIAFGAYAIIAWFGQDYDTAIFSAAVVGALLGFLVFNAHPARVFMGDTGSLGLGGALAGIAIMTKTELLLAIIGGVFVVETLSVIMQVVSFKTRGKRIFRMSPLHHHFELTGWSEWRVVVTFWLVGMFFAGLGVYLEVVTIR
- a CDS encoding UDP-N-acetylmuramoyl-L-alanyl-D-glutamate--2,6-diaminopimelate ligase codes for the protein MFLRDLLMPLLPVTVSGDDSMEITGLTADSRQVKPGYLFVCLTGYTVDGHTFAAQAVKNGAVAVLSEQDLDVPATIVKVPDTRRAMAMLADRIFGSPTKEVKVIGVTGTNGKTTTTHLIDKILRDQSKQTGLIGTIHMRIGDVTEEVKNTTPDAIDLQRSFRRMCDVNTDYAIIEVSSHALELGRVRGCEIHTAVFTNLTQDHLDYHKTMENYRYAKSLLFSQLGNSYDTDRLKTAVLNADDEASELYATVTPARVITYGIDQPADVRAKQIEITSKGTSFTVESFAGSARLNLKLMGKFNVYNALAAIAVTLAEGIPLEEIKASLEAVAGVNGRFEAVDAGQPFAVLVDYSHTPDSLENALMTVKEFARGNVFCIVGCGGDRDRSKRPIMAQIATKYADLTVLTSDNPRSEEPQAILDDMLAGLSEVAPDRYTALTDRREAIAHAVSLAKPDDVILIAGKGHETYQIIKDQVLPFDDREVAREAIARYNQE